The following are encoded in a window of Sphingobium sp. AP49 genomic DNA:
- a CDS encoding glycosyltransferase, whose protein sequence is MTRPIFFDPTGRRGIWARRALAALLCAIIAATIAFATTLIAVPSEGDLALPLPQPRAAHLTGMSRLRHDLSKWLPHWPDHKPQARPLNVGFYVPDDETSIASLRRHVGQLDWVVPALVTVPGRDPHPHFLDDPRLDQMIASMGRPPKLMPMVQNIGKQGWNGIDAARLLGNPVASRQLAQQLAASVAAHHDAGLVMDFESLPSGALPAYLHFLRQLRTDLPARAKLAVTAPAGEDWPLARLSQIADHVIFMAYDQHWQGGTPGPIAAQDWFARSVEDASRRIGRDRIIVALGSYGYDWHDGGADALSLDEAWLAAHDSDAPVTFDPASGNAGFAYDEDGHRHQVWMLDAAATWNELQALRRLGIQGVALWRLGSEDPGVWPGLTAFRNGGRPDLRQVASRLNTDVEGSGEILRITATPTDGSRSIAFGPQGTILRETYHVLPTPYQVQRTGGAQPKMLALTFDDGPDATWTPKILAVLEHFHVPGTFFVIGENALEHPGLLQRIVADGDEIGNHSYSHPNLATWSDESTRLELNATQRLVQAYTGRSMRLFRAPYFGDAEPTTADELGPALAAQKAGYTVVGLHVDPNDWQRPGTDAIVRQVIDQVHAADADRSGNIILLHDGGGERSQTVAALPQIITTLQKEGYRFVPVSQLAGLSPRAAMPPVRAGDLTAVRVDVAMFITLAAISALLGWIFYVAISLGIARALLMTFLAWFQTRRDRPAPPVYQPTVSVIIPAYNEARVIEASVRRVLASDYPALQLIVADDGSKDETSAIVARAFADDPRVTLLTLQNGGKAAALNRALKDATGEILIALDADTQFEPLTIARLARWFADPAIGAVAGDARVGNRVNLVTRWQALEYITAQNLERRALAGFDAMTVVPGAVGAWRRAALDAVGGYPEDTLAEDQDLTIAIQRAGWRVTFDPEAVAWTEAPESFKALSKQRYRWAFGTLQCLWKHAAILRSRKPTGLALVGMPQAWLFQIVFAAISPLIDLALILSIAGTILRVQQHGWAQTNGDVATMALYWLVFTGIDIACGWMAYRLDGNKARYPAHLLVGQRFVYRQIMYWVVVRAIASAIGGWVVGWGKLERSGRVSVAPRTHQA, encoded by the coding sequence ATGACCAGACCCATTTTCTTCGATCCCACCGGCCGGCGCGGCATCTGGGCGCGGCGCGCCCTCGCCGCCCTGCTGTGCGCCATCATTGCCGCCACCATCGCCTTTGCGACGACGCTGATCGCCGTCCCGTCGGAAGGCGACCTGGCATTGCCCCTGCCCCAGCCACGCGCCGCGCATCTGACCGGCATGTCGCGGCTGCGCCATGACCTGTCCAAATGGCTGCCCCATTGGCCCGACCACAAGCCGCAGGCGCGCCCGCTCAATGTCGGCTTCTATGTTCCCGATGACGAGACCAGCATCGCCTCGCTGCGGCGCCATGTCGGCCAGCTCGACTGGGTCGTGCCCGCATTGGTGACGGTGCCGGGCCGCGATCCCCATCCGCACTTCCTGGACGATCCGCGCCTGGATCAGATGATCGCCAGCATGGGCCGCCCGCCCAAGCTGATGCCGATGGTCCAGAATATCGGCAAGCAGGGCTGGAACGGCATCGATGCCGCCCGCCTGCTGGGCAATCCGGTCGCCAGCCGCCAGCTCGCCCAGCAGCTCGCCGCTTCGGTCGCGGCCCATCATGATGCCGGGCTGGTGATGGACTTTGAATCCCTGCCCAGTGGCGCATTGCCGGCCTATCTCCATTTCCTGCGCCAGCTGCGCACCGACCTGCCCGCCCGCGCAAAGCTGGCGGTGACGGCTCCAGCCGGCGAGGACTGGCCGCTTGCGCGCCTCAGCCAGATCGCCGACCATGTCATCTTCATGGCCTATGACCAGCATTGGCAAGGCGGCACGCCCGGCCCGATCGCCGCGCAGGACTGGTTTGCCCGCTCGGTCGAGGATGCCAGCCGCCGCATCGGCCGCGACCGCATCATCGTCGCGCTCGGCAGCTATGGCTATGACTGGCACGATGGCGGCGCCGACGCCCTGTCCCTCGACGAAGCCTGGCTCGCCGCACATGACAGCGATGCGCCAGTGACATTCGACCCCGCCAGCGGCAATGCCGGTTTCGCCTATGACGAGGACGGCCATCGCCATCAGGTCTGGATGCTGGATGCCGCCGCCACCTGGAATGAGCTGCAGGCGCTCCGCCGCCTCGGCATTCAGGGTGTGGCGCTGTGGCGGCTTGGCAGCGAAGACCCGGGCGTCTGGCCCGGCCTCACCGCCTTCCGCAACGGCGGCCGGCCGGACCTGCGTCAGGTCGCGAGCAGGCTGAATACCGATGTCGAGGGTTCGGGCGAGATATTGCGCATCACCGCGACGCCCACCGATGGCAGCCGCTCGATCGCCTTCGGGCCGCAGGGCACGATCCTGCGCGAGACCTATCATGTCCTGCCCACCCCCTATCAGGTACAGCGGACCGGCGGCGCCCAACCCAAAATGCTGGCGTTGACGTTCGATGATGGCCCGGACGCGACCTGGACACCGAAGATCCTGGCCGTGCTGGAACATTTCCATGTCCCCGGCACCTTCTTCGTCATCGGCGAAAATGCGCTGGAACATCCCGGCCTGCTGCAGCGGATCGTCGCCGACGGCGACGAGATCGGCAACCACAGCTACAGCCATCCCAACCTCGCCACCTGGTCGGACGAGAGCACGCGCCTCGAACTCAACGCCACCCAACGGCTGGTCCAGGCCTATACCGGCCGCAGCATGAGGCTGTTCCGCGCGCCCTATTTCGGGGACGCCGAACCGACCACGGCAGACGAGCTTGGGCCGGCACTGGCGGCGCAGAAGGCGGGCTATACCGTCGTCGGCCTGCACGTCGATCCCAATGACTGGCAACGGCCGGGCACCGACGCGATCGTCCGCCAGGTGATCGATCAGGTTCATGCTGCCGATGCCGACCGGTCGGGCAACATCATCCTGCTGCACGACGGCGGTGGCGAACGGTCGCAGACGGTCGCCGCCCTGCCGCAGATCATCACGACCCTGCAAAAGGAAGGCTATCGCTTCGTGCCGGTGTCGCAGCTAGCCGGCCTGTCGCCGCGGGCCGCAATGCCGCCGGTGCGCGCTGGCGACCTGACCGCCGTACGGGTCGACGTCGCCATGTTCATCACCCTGGCGGCAATCTCCGCCCTGCTCGGCTGGATCTTCTATGTCGCCATCTCGCTCGGCATTGCCCGCGCACTGCTGATGACCTTCCTCGCCTGGTTCCAGACCCGGCGCGACCGTCCGGCGCCGCCCGTCTATCAGCCGACCGTCTCGGTCATCATCCCCGCCTATAATGAGGCGCGGGTGATCGAGGCATCGGTGCGCCGCGTGCTGGCCAGCGACTATCCCGCATTGCAGCTGATCGTCGCCGACGACGGGTCGAAGGACGAGACCAGCGCGATCGTCGCCCGCGCCTTTGCCGACGATCCGCGCGTCACCCTGCTCACGCTACAGAATGGCGGCAAGGCGGCAGCGCTCAACCGCGCGCTCAAGGATGCCACTGGCGAGATATTGATCGCGCTCGATGCCGACACCCAGTTCGAGCCGCTGACGATCGCCCGGCTGGCACGCTGGTTCGCCGATCCCGCCATCGGCGCGGTGGCCGGTGACGCCCGCGTCGGCAACCGGGTCAATCTGGTCACCCGCTGGCAGGCGCTGGAATATATCACCGCGCAGAATCTGGAACGGCGCGCGCTGGCCGGTTTCGATGCCATGACGGTCGTGCCCGGCGCGGTCGGCGCCTGGCGCCGGGCCGCGCTCGACGCGGTCGGTGGCTATCCCGAAGACACGCTGGCCGAGGATCAGGATCTGACCATCGCGATCCAGCGCGCCGGCTGGCGCGTCACCTTCGATCCCGAAGCGGTTGCCTGGACCGAGGCGCCCGAAAGCTTTAAGGCGCTGTCGAAGCAGCGCTATCGCTGGGCCTTCGGCACGCTGCAATGTCTGTGGAAGCACGCCGCCATCCTGCGCAGCCGCAAGCCGACCGGCCTGGCGCTGGTAGGCATGCCACAGGCCTGGCTGTTCCAGATCGTCTTCGCCGCCATCTCGCCGTTGATCGACCTGGCCCTGATCCTGTCGATCGCCGGCACGATCCTGCGCGTGCAGCAGCATGGCTGGGCACAGACCAATGGCGACGTCGCGACCATGGCGCTCTACTGGCTGGTCTTTACCGGCATCGACATCGCCTGTGGCTGGATGGCCTACCGGCTGGACGGCAACAAGGCCCGCTACCCCGCGCATCTGCTGGTCGGCCAGCGCTTCGTCTACCGCCAGATCATGTATTGGGTGGTGGTGCGCGCGATCGCCTCGGCCATTGGCGGCTGGGTCGTGGGCTGGGGCAAGCTGGAACGATCGGGCCGCGTCTCGGTCGCCCCCCGCACCCATCAGGCATGA
- a CDS encoding PDZ domain-containing protein, translated as MTRDPASIILPATKAEDMARHMEAPRIDKTATSRLLIGLALCAALMSGAFFLHVRRDAEDHGSVSGASAQLLPGLTLENAEPAGSGLIVTSMESSGPAARAGIAVGDDLVKIDGTPIASLDQASAFLTDHRSARITLDLRRRDAIRMVTLDRSQD; from the coding sequence ATGACTCGCGACCCCGCCTCGATCATTCTGCCCGCAACGAAAGCCGAGGATATGGCCAGGCACATGGAGGCCCCGCGCATAGACAAGACCGCAACCAGCCGCCTGCTGATCGGCCTGGCGCTGTGCGCAGCGCTGATGAGCGGGGCCTTCTTCCTGCATGTCCGCCGCGATGCGGAGGATCATGGCAGCGTGTCCGGCGCCAGCGCGCAGCTGTTGCCCGGCCTGACGTTGGAAAATGCCGAGCCGGCGGGCTCCGGCCTGATTGTCACCAGCATGGAATCCAGCGGCCCGGCCGCGCGCGCGGGCATTGCCGTGGGGGACGATCTGGTGAAGATCGATGGCACGCCGATCGCCTCGCTGGACCAGGCCAGCGCTTTCCTGACCGATCATCGCAGCGCGCGCATCACATTGGACTTGCGGCGCCGGGATGCCATCCGCATGGTAACGCTCGATCGTTCGCAGGATTAG
- a CDS encoding response regulator transcription factor, translated as MSHKILVVEDDAATAAYIAKGMTEAGFTVDLADNGRDGLFLASDGSYGAIILDRMMPAMDGMAVLKALRAASIETPVIFLSALGTSEDRVEGLTSGSDDYLTKPFAFAELLARVQLLLRKAGGNAAIVTSLRYDDLDMDLLARRVKRAGKAIDLQPREFRLLEFFLRHPDQVVTRTMLLEGVWDYHFDPGTNVIDVHISRLRRKLDDGSDRPLLHTVRGMGYRLGIDG; from the coding sequence ATGAGCCACAAGATATTGGTGGTGGAGGATGACGCCGCCACTGCCGCCTATATTGCCAAGGGCATGACCGAAGCGGGCTTTACCGTCGACCTCGCCGACAATGGCCGGGATGGCCTGTTCCTCGCCAGCGACGGCAGCTATGGCGCGATCATTCTCGACCGCATGATGCCCGCGATGGACGGCATGGCCGTACTGAAGGCGTTGCGCGCGGCCAGCATAGAAACGCCGGTCATCTTTCTTTCGGCACTCGGCACGTCGGAAGACCGGGTCGAGGGACTGACCAGCGGATCGGATGATTATCTGACCAAGCCCTTCGCCTTCGCCGAACTGCTCGCCCGGGTCCAGCTGCTGCTGCGCAAGGCGGGCGGCAACGCGGCTATCGTCACCAGCCTGCGCTATGACGATCTGGACATGGACCTGCTCGCCCGCCGGGTGAAGCGCGCCGGCAAGGCGATTGACCTGCAACCGCGCGAGTTCCGCCTGCTCGAATTTTTCCTGCGCCATCCCGATCAGGTCGTTACCCGCACCATGTTGCTGGAAGGCGTGTGGGATTATCATTTCGATCCCGGCACCAATGTGATCGACGTCCATATCAGCCGCCTGCGCCGCAAGCTGGACGATGGTTCCGATCGCCCGCTCCTCCATACCGTGCGCGGCATGGGCTATCGCCTGGGCATCGATGGCTAG
- a CDS encoding HAMP domain-containing sensor histidine kinase produces the protein MASTAGGWRGFARSTIGRFVGLAFLCQFLVTGGVLLFVQQASQRTIVAADRDSVTDLRDELLAILRDRGAAALRQDIERRLPTVRSERIVLLLTDAQGHIVAGNLGAWPATIPDNTSWRMIELYRIGGEQPEPIGVTTTRLTGGGRLLTGIVTSHSLQLTRIYEEALTIAFLMSLLLTLIIAILLGRVLTRQISAIADTANAVAIGAFHRRVATDGSGDAFDRLGHSINAMLERIDALVSQLRMMTDGLAHDLKSPVTRLLSVVEQASTQTRDDQALDALEKVHREAQTLQAMLSTALLISRTEAGFGGDRMRDTVIAELLEDLAEVYGPLIEDSGFTLHVSAPPGLAFPLHRELVSQAIANLIENALKYAEGGDRIALDAAMDGDALTIGVRDNGPGIAADQHEAAMKRFGRLDPSRSKPGSGLGLSLVEAVARLHHGALLLGDAAPGLSATLRLRRTA, from the coding sequence ATGGCTAGCACGGCTGGCGGCTGGCGCGGCTTTGCCCGGTCGACCATCGGCCGCTTCGTCGGCCTCGCCTTTCTCTGCCAGTTCCTGGTGACCGGCGGCGTGCTGCTGTTCGTGCAACAGGCGAGCCAGCGCACGATCGTAGCCGCCGATCGAGATTCCGTTACCGATCTGCGTGACGAATTGCTGGCCATATTGCGGGATCGTGGTGCTGCGGCACTCAGGCAGGATATCGAGCGACGCCTGCCGACGGTACGCAGCGAACGGATCGTGCTGCTACTGACCGACGCGCAAGGCCATATCGTCGCCGGCAATCTGGGCGCCTGGCCTGCCACCATACCGGACAACACCTCCTGGCGCATGATCGAACTCTATCGCATCGGCGGCGAGCAACCCGAACCGATCGGTGTCACGACCACCCGTCTGACCGGTGGCGGACGCCTGCTGACCGGCATCGTCACGTCGCACAGCCTGCAACTGACCCGCATCTATGAAGAGGCGCTGACCATTGCCTTCCTGATGAGCCTGCTGCTGACGCTGATCATCGCGATTCTCCTCGGTCGGGTCCTGACGCGACAGATTTCCGCCATTGCCGACACGGCGAATGCGGTGGCGATCGGCGCCTTCCATCGCCGGGTTGCCACCGACGGCAGCGGCGATGCCTTCGATCGGCTGGGCCATTCGATCAACGCCATGCTGGAACGGATCGATGCACTGGTCAGCCAGTTGCGGATGATGACGGACGGCCTGGCCCATGACCTCAAATCCCCGGTCACCCGCCTCCTTTCGGTGGTCGAGCAGGCCAGCACCCAGACGCGCGACGACCAGGCGCTCGACGCGCTGGAAAAGGTGCATCGCGAAGCGCAAACCCTGCAAGCAATGCTGTCCACGGCGCTGCTCATCAGCCGCACCGAGGCGGGCTTCGGCGGCGACCGGATGCGCGACACGGTGATCGCCGAGCTGCTGGAGGATCTGGCCGAGGTTTATGGCCCGCTGATCGAGGATAGCGGCTTCACCCTCCATGTCTCGGCACCGCCCGGGCTGGCCTTCCCGCTGCACCGCGAACTGGTGAGCCAGGCGATCGCAAACCTGATCGAAAATGCGCTGAAATATGCCGAAGGCGGCGACCGCATTGCACTGGACGCGGCGATGGATGGCGACGCGCTGACCATCGGCGTCCGCGACAATGGTCCGGGCATTGCCGCCGACCAGCACGAAGCGGCGATGAAGCGGTTCGGCCGGCTCGACCCGTCACGCAGCAAGCCCGGATCGGGCCTGGGCCTGTCGCTGGTCGAAGCGGTGGCGCGGCTGCACCATGGCGCGCTGCTACTGGGTGATGCCGCGCCTGGCCTTAGCGCCACGCTGCGCCTGCGCCGCACCGCCTGA
- a CDS encoding SMP-30/gluconolactonase/LRE family protein, with product MTAWRKIERGDIRDTLGEGTLWSARDNAVYWVDILAPALNRLSLDDGQVSRWAMPEPLGWVAERAQGGFIGGFQSGFASFTLDPLAITPIHDPELHLPGNRMNDGKADKDGRIWCGTMDMAEEQDVGALYRLDPDGSVTVMDDGYRVPNGPAFSACGDYLYHSDTGRRIMYRFRRGADGAIHDRQPFITFTEADGHPDGMTVDVEGYLWVAHWGGSRISRFSPEGTLDRAIELPAKQVTNITFAGPDLDRMFVSSAAIGLPESDYDGAVFEVECGVKGLPTNLYAG from the coding sequence ATGACCGCCTGGCGCAAGATCGAGCGCGGCGACATCCGCGACACGCTGGGGGAAGGGACGCTCTGGTCCGCCCGCGACAATGCGGTCTATTGGGTCGATATCCTGGCGCCTGCGCTCAACCGGCTGTCGCTGGACGACGGCCAGGTTTCGCGCTGGGCCATGCCTGAACCGCTTGGCTGGGTGGCCGAGCGGGCGCAGGGCGGCTTCATCGGCGGTTTCCAGAGCGGCTTTGCCAGCTTCACGCTGGACCCGCTGGCGATCACCCCGATCCATGATCCCGAACTGCATCTGCCTGGCAATCGCATGAATGACGGCAAGGCGGACAAGGACGGGCGCATCTGGTGCGGCACGATGGATATGGCCGAGGAGCAGGATGTCGGCGCGCTCTATCGCCTCGATCCCGATGGCAGCGTCACGGTGATGGACGATGGCTATCGCGTGCCCAACGGCCCGGCCTTCTCGGCCTGTGGCGACTATCTCTATCACAGCGATACCGGCCGCCGGATCATGTATCGCTTCCGCCGCGGCGCGGACGGTGCGATTCACGATCGCCAGCCCTTCATCACCTTCACCGAGGCGGACGGCCATCCCGATGGCATGACGGTGGACGTCGAAGGTTATTTGTGGGTGGCCCATTGGGGCGGTTCGCGGATCAGCCGCTTCTCGCCCGAAGGCACGCTGGACCGTGCGATCGAACTGCCCGCCAAGCAGGTGACCAACATCACCTTCGCCGGTCCCGACCTCGACCGCATGTTCGTCAGCTCGGCTGCGATTGGCCTACCCGAATCCGACTATGACGGTGCGGTTTTCGAGGTGGAATGCGGCGTGAAGGGCCTGCCGACCAATCTCTACGCCGGTTAA
- a CDS encoding aldose epimerase family protein: protein MRKVVDLKTALSYALAVSLASGTAMAADASRAPAGKLADSTAIETITLSNSHGVSARILSYGATLQSLSGPDKDGRQADVMLGYDDLAGYVDHPNFFGVTVGRYANRIAGGKFSLDGKSYQLPLNDKVNSLHGGGKGFDKQPWKVVSVKSGPVATLVLALVSPDGDSGYPGKLDVTVTYTLDESGNLGIAFDAKTDKPTIVNMTNHAIFDLGGEGSADGALGHVLTIPAKAYTPVDANLIPTGKLQPVEGSVFDFRNGRRVADGIRDGHDPQIIAGRGYDHNFALDKGLTKEPGLAARLEDPASGRVLEVLTTEPGVQFYTGNFLDGTFIGKNQHVYRMGDGIALEPQKFPDSPNQPSFVSARVDPGKPYHHQMIYRLSVKR from the coding sequence ATGCGAAAGGTCGTCGATTTGAAAACAGCGCTGTCATACGCACTGGCTGTCTCGCTCGCAAGCGGCACGGCGATGGCGGCCGATGCCAGCCGCGCGCCGGCCGGCAAGCTGGCCGACAGCACCGCGATCGAGACGATCACGCTGAGCAACAGCCATGGCGTGTCGGCCAGGATCCTGAGCTATGGCGCGACGCTCCAGTCGCTGTCCGGCCCGGACAAGGACGGCAGGCAAGCCGACGTGATGCTGGGCTATGACGATCTGGCCGGCTATGTCGACCATCCCAACTTCTTCGGCGTGACCGTGGGCCGCTATGCCAACCGTATCGCCGGCGGCAAGTTCAGCCTCGACGGCAAATCCTATCAGCTGCCGCTCAACGACAAGGTCAATTCGCTGCATGGCGGCGGCAAGGGCTTCGACAAGCAGCCCTGGAAGGTCGTGTCGGTCAAGAGCGGCCCGGTCGCGACGCTGGTGCTGGCGCTGGTCAGCCCCGATGGCGATTCGGGCTACCCCGGCAAGCTGGATGTCACCGTCACCTATACGCTGGACGAAAGCGGCAACCTCGGCATCGCGTTCGACGCGAAGACCGACAAGCCGACCATCGTCAACATGACCAACCATGCGATCTTCGACCTGGGCGGCGAAGGTTCGGCCGACGGTGCGCTCGGCCATGTGCTGACGATCCCGGCCAAGGCCTATACCCCGGTCGATGCCAACCTGATCCCGACTGGCAAGCTGCAGCCGGTCGAAGGCAGTGTGTTCGACTTCCGCAATGGCCGCCGCGTCGCCGACGGCATTCGCGACGGCCATGATCCGCAGATCATCGCGGGCCGCGGCTACGACCATAATTTCGCGCTCGACAAGGGACTGACCAAGGAGCCGGGCCTGGCCGCACGTCTGGAAGATCCGGCCTCGGGCCGTGTGCTCGAAGTGCTGACCACGGAGCCGGGCGTGCAATTCTATACCGGCAATTTCCTGGACGGCACCTTCATCGGCAAGAATCAGCATGTGTATCGCATGGGCGACGGCATCGCGCTGGAGCCACAGAAATTCCCCGACTCGCCCAACCAGCCGAGCTTCGTTTCGGCCCGCGTCGATCCGGGCAAGCCCTATCATCACCAGATGATCTACCGCCTGTCGGTCAAGCGCTGA